In Phycisphaerae bacterium, one genomic interval encodes:
- a CDS encoding sigma-54-dependent Fis family transcriptional regulator: MACICVIDDQAMMRDSLEATLAARDHKVLAFENAQEALTMIKQQSFDVVLTDLRMPGLDGVGLLREMRRMGIDVPVILMTAHGSVGSAVEAMKLGAFDYIQKPFDGQEIEIIIERALRERTLVRDNEILRRTIEDLSRDRQLVGESPGMRPVLDKIQRVAQSSATVLITGESGTGKELIARAIHAASPRADQPMLCVNCAALSPTLLESELFGHEKGAFTGADRMRKGRFELADGGTLLLDEVSEIAPPLQAKLLRVLQEHEYERVGSSVTRRVDVRVIATTNRDLRDWAAKARFREDLYYRLSVLPIEVPALRDRREDIPLLMDYFIGHIAAREGRERPKFAAEALRVLQEYSWPGNVRELENLCERVCVLEAGREVTAATVAPFLNGPIKTAVAAAQGVQYRDGQILGDAERDLILRTLERFGGHRERTARALGIGLRTLGLKLKRWREEGSFQEERRRRATVMV; encoded by the coding sequence ATGGCATGCATCTGCGTAATTGACGACCAGGCGATGATGCGGGACTCGCTCGAAGCGACCCTGGCGGCCCGCGACCACAAGGTGCTCGCATTCGAAAACGCCCAGGAAGCGCTCACCATGATCAAGCAGCAGTCGTTTGACGTGGTGCTCACCGATCTGCGCATGCCCGGGCTGGATGGCGTGGGCCTGCTGCGCGAGATGCGCCGCATGGGGATCGACGTGCCGGTGATCCTGATGACCGCGCACGGCTCGGTCGGCAGCGCCGTCGAGGCCATGAAGCTCGGCGCGTTTGACTACATCCAGAAGCCCTTCGACGGCCAGGAGATCGAGATCATCATCGAGCGCGCCCTCCGCGAACGGACCCTGGTGCGCGACAATGAGATCCTGCGCCGCACGATCGAGGACCTCAGCCGCGACCGGCAGCTCGTCGGCGAATCGCCCGGCATGCGGCCCGTGCTCGACAAGATCCAGCGCGTGGCCCAGAGCTCCGCGACCGTGCTGATTACCGGCGAAAGCGGCACGGGCAAGGAGCTGATCGCCCGGGCCATCCACGCCGCCTCGCCGCGCGCGGACCAGCCCATGTTGTGCGTGAACTGCGCCGCCCTCTCGCCGACGCTGCTGGAGAGCGAACTGTTCGGCCACGAGAAGGGCGCTTTCACCGGCGCGGACCGGATGCGCAAGGGCCGCTTCGAGCTGGCGGACGGCGGCACGCTGCTGCTGGACGAGGTGTCCGAGATCGCGCCGCCGCTGCAGGCCAAGCTGCTGCGTGTGCTCCAGGAGCACGAGTACGAGCGCGTCGGCAGCTCGGTGACGCGGCGCGTGGACGTGCGCGTCATCGCCACGACGAACCGTGACCTGCGCGACTGGGCGGCGAAGGCCCGCTTCCGCGAGGATCTCTACTACCGGCTGAGCGTGCTGCCGATCGAAGTCCCGGCGCTGCGCGACCGGCGCGAGGATATCCCCCTGCTGATGGACTACTTCATCGGGCACATCGCCGCCCGCGAAGGCCGCGAGCGACCCAAGTTCGCGGCGGAGGCGTTGCGCGTGCTCCAGGAGTACAGCTGGCCCGGCAACGTGCGCGAACTCGAAAACCTGTGCGAGCGCGTCTGCGTGCTGGAGGCCGGCCGCGAAGTCACCGCCGCCACGGTCGCCCCGTTCCTCAACGGCCCGATCAAGACGGCCGTGGCCGCCGCGCAAGGCGTGCAGTATCGCGACGGACAAATCCTGGGCGACGCGGAGCGCGATCTGATCCTGCGGACGCTGGAGCGCTTCGGTGGGCACCGGGAGCGGACCGCCCGGGCCCTGGGGATCGGGCTGCGCACGCTGGGGCTCAAGCTCAAGCGCTGGCGGGAAGAGGGCTCGTTCCAGGAGGAGCGGCGCCGCCGCGCCACCGTGATGGTGTGA
- the flgB gene encoding flagellar basal body rod protein FlgB, whose amino-acid sequence MWIDRLTASRTMHALELAARFAEQRQQVLAENLANIDTPDYQTRRLDPKAFQASLHKALAAARQDGQRRLKLRGNAQFATEPDGEIRVRPATEPAPNVLFHDGTNARLEQTLTDISRNAMSYEMSTSLLRGKFQNLLRAIRGRTE is encoded by the coding sequence ATGTGGATTGACCGCCTGACAGCCTCGCGCACCATGCACGCCCTCGAGCTGGCGGCGCGCTTCGCGGAACAGCGCCAGCAGGTCCTGGCCGAGAACCTCGCCAACATCGACACCCCCGACTACCAGACCCGGCGGCTGGATCCCAAGGCCTTCCAGGCGTCGCTGCACAAGGCCCTGGCGGCGGCCCGCCAGGACGGGCAGCGCCGGCTGAAGCTGCGCGGCAACGCGCAATTCGCGACCGAACCGGACGGCGAAATCCGTGTCCGTCCGGCGACGGAACCGGCCCCCAACGTGCTTTTTCACGACGGCACCAATGCCCGGCTGGAACAGACCCTGACCGACATCAGCCGGAACGCGATGTCGTACGAAATGTCGACCAGCTTGCTGCGCGGCAAGTTCCAGAACCTGCTGCGCGCGATCCGAGGCAGGACTGAATGA
- the flgC gene encoding flagellar basal body rod protein FlgC has translation MIRALDISGSALTAQRVRLDVISGNIANAEVTRQEDGTCVPYRRRFVTFMTGDGQGGPGVHVDEVALDASPFREKYDPGHADADPRGYVQLPNVSITMEYVDALAASRAYEANAAMVGVTRTMIQQALRLFA, from the coding sequence ATGATCCGTGCGCTGGATATCAGCGGGTCAGCCCTCACGGCCCAGCGCGTCCGACTGGACGTGATCTCCGGCAACATCGCCAATGCCGAGGTCACGCGCCAGGAAGACGGCACCTGTGTGCCCTACCGGCGCCGCTTCGTGACCTTCATGACCGGCGACGGGCAGGGCGGGCCCGGCGTCCACGTGGACGAAGTTGCGCTCGACGCGTCGCCGTTCCGGGAGAAATACGACCCCGGGCACGCCGACGCGGACCCGCGCGGCTACGTTCAACTCCCGAACGTCAGCATCACGATGGAGTATGTGGACGCGCTGGCGGCCAGCCGGGCGTACGAGGCGAACGCCGCGATGGTCGGCGTGACGCGCACGATGATTCAGCAGGCGTTGCGCCTGTTCGCGTAA
- the fliE gene encoding flagellar hook-basal body complex protein FliE produces MVDPISPERLTPLRPSPTPGVVSFDRETAPADFATQLRAQLEQVNRMQAEADEGIQNLIAGRNDNITEVLTSARKAEVAFSLLMEIRNKLVDAYTELKQLRV; encoded by the coding sequence ATGGTGGATCCGATCTCACCCGAGCGTCTCACGCCGCTGCGGCCGTCGCCGACCCCCGGCGTGGTGTCCTTCGACCGGGAAACGGCGCCGGCGGACTTCGCGACGCAACTGCGCGCGCAACTGGAGCAGGTCAATCGCATGCAGGCCGAGGCGGACGAGGGTATTCAGAACCTGATCGCCGGGCGGAACGACAACATCACCGAGGTGTTGACGTCGGCCCGCAAGGCCGAGGTGGCCTTCAGTCTGCTGATGGAGATCCGCAACAAGCTCGTGGATGCGTACACCGAGCTGAAGCAGCTGCGCGTGTAG
- the fliG gene encoding flagellar motor switch protein FliG, with translation MARAFRTEIKSIEDLSGLRKAAVLLVALRQDTAAKIMKNMDRERVEELSREIAAIDAIAPEVREHVIREFYNLVLARQYADAGGMAWARALLQKTLPPDEARRVVAIIEHQVHEQPFSFLQKTEKENLVTFLQEEHPQTIALVLSHVPSGMATDILSALPTERQIEVVSRIANMDQTSPDVIKEVERGLEKRLAGLVSERFERVGGIAAVAEILNMAGRSTEKAILEGLEQDNPQLVEQIRRLMFVFEDIIRVNDKGIQAVLKEVENEELALALKTASEDLKNKVFNNMSERAAQLIKEEMEFMGPVRISDVEAAQQRIVDVVRRLEDAGEVIIAGRGGEKELIV, from the coding sequence ATGGCCCGCGCCTTTCGCACCGAAATCAAGAGCATCGAGGACCTGAGCGGCCTGCGCAAGGCCGCCGTGCTGCTCGTCGCGCTGCGCCAGGACACCGCGGCCAAGATCATGAAGAATATGGATCGCGAGCGCGTCGAGGAACTCTCGCGCGAAATCGCCGCCATCGACGCGATCGCCCCCGAGGTGCGCGAGCACGTTATCCGCGAGTTCTACAACCTCGTGCTGGCGCGGCAGTACGCCGACGCCGGCGGCATGGCCTGGGCCCGGGCCCTGCTGCAGAAGACGCTCCCGCCCGACGAGGCCCGCCGCGTCGTGGCGATCATCGAACACCAGGTCCACGAGCAGCCGTTCAGCTTCCTGCAGAAGACCGAGAAAGAGAACCTGGTGACGTTCCTGCAGGAGGAGCACCCGCAGACGATCGCGCTGGTGCTGTCGCACGTGCCATCCGGGATGGCCACGGACATTCTCTCCGCGCTGCCGACCGAGCGGCAGATCGAGGTCGTTTCGCGCATCGCCAACATGGACCAGACCAGCCCGGACGTCATCAAGGAGGTCGAGCGCGGCCTCGAGAAGCGCCTGGCGGGCCTGGTGTCCGAGCGGTTCGAGCGCGTCGGCGGCATCGCCGCGGTGGCCGAGATCCTCAACATGGCCGGCCGCTCCACCGAGAAGGCCATTCTCGAGGGCCTGGAGCAGGACAACCCGCAGCTCGTCGAGCAGATCCGCCGCCTGATGTTCGTCTTCGAGGACATCATCCGCGTGAACGACAAGGGCATCCAGGCGGTGCTCAAGGAGGTCGAGAACGAGGAGCTGGCCCTGGCGCTCAAGACCGCGAGCGAGGACCTCAAGAACAAGGTCTTCAACAACATGTCCGAACGCGCCGCCCAGCTCATCAAGGAGGAAATGGAGTTCATGGGCCCGGTGCGCATCAGCGACGTCGAGGCCGCGCAGCAGCGCATCGTGGACGTGGTGCGCCGCCTCGAGGACGCCGGCGAGGTCATCATCGCCGGCCGCGGCGGCGAGAAGGAACTGATTGTCTAG
- a CDS encoding FliI/YscN family ATPase, giving the protein MSAATVTRARPSAPACSAPSVFTTVAEEVAGLLSERVVGRVRAVRGLTVSAGGLPVPVGARCEIHTRRDGVVAAEVVGLRDAEALLSAFGEATGIAPDDRVVCVSGPPRVPVGMDLLGRVIDAQGRPLDGRPPPLLNLRYPLYNAAPPALLRRPIDEPLGLGIRAIDGLLTAGRGQRLGIFAGTGVGKSVLMGMICRHTQAAANVVVLVGERGREVGDFITRQLGPEGLARSVVVVCTSDEAPALRVRTCLHATAIAEYFRDQGLDVLLLMDSLTRMAMAQRQIGLAAGEPPTAKGYPPSVYALLPRLLERAGRTATGSITGIYTVLVEGDDLDEPLADAVRGILDGHIWLSRALANRGHYPAVDVLNSISRVAPDVTPPEHQQAARTVRRVLATWNDIEDLVSIGAYVPGANPDYDVAVQSRAAVSAYLTQAQAEHCTFAEASDGLCQLGALLEKTRQAAVSRKAAAKPAEVQPR; this is encoded by the coding sequence GTGAGCGCGGCCACGGTCACCCGCGCGCGGCCGAGCGCGCCGGCGTGTTCCGCGCCGAGCGTCTTCACCACGGTCGCGGAGGAGGTTGCGGGACTGCTCAGCGAGCGCGTCGTGGGGCGCGTGCGGGCGGTGCGCGGTCTGACCGTCAGCGCCGGGGGCCTGCCCGTGCCGGTCGGGGCGCGCTGCGAGATCCACACGCGGCGCGACGGCGTCGTCGCCGCCGAAGTCGTCGGTCTGCGCGACGCGGAGGCCCTGCTCTCGGCGTTCGGCGAGGCGACCGGCATTGCCCCGGATGATCGCGTCGTCTGCGTGTCCGGGCCGCCACGCGTGCCGGTGGGCATGGATTTGCTCGGACGGGTCATCGACGCGCAGGGCCGGCCGCTGGACGGGCGCCCGCCGCCGCTGCTGAACCTGCGCTACCCGCTGTACAACGCGGCGCCGCCCGCGCTGCTGCGTCGGCCGATTGACGAGCCGCTCGGGCTGGGGATCCGGGCGATTGACGGGCTGCTCACCGCGGGCCGCGGGCAGCGCCTGGGCATTTTCGCGGGCACGGGCGTGGGCAAGAGCGTGCTGATGGGCATGATCTGTCGCCACACGCAGGCCGCGGCGAACGTGGTCGTGCTGGTGGGCGAGCGCGGCCGCGAAGTGGGCGATTTCATCACACGGCAGCTCGGGCCGGAAGGCTTGGCGCGGAGCGTCGTCGTGGTCTGCACGTCCGACGAGGCCCCGGCGCTGCGCGTGCGGACCTGCCTGCACGCGACGGCCATCGCCGAGTATTTCCGCGACCAGGGGCTCGACGTGCTGCTGCTGATGGACTCGCTGACCCGCATGGCGATGGCGCAGCGGCAGATCGGCCTGGCCGCCGGCGAGCCGCCCACGGCGAAGGGCTATCCGCCGAGCGTGTACGCCCTGCTGCCGCGGCTCCTGGAGCGCGCCGGGCGGACCGCGACGGGCAGCATCACCGGCATCTACACCGTGCTCGTCGAGGGCGACGACCTGGACGAGCCGCTCGCCGACGCGGTGCGCGGCATTCTCGACGGCCACATCTGGCTGTCGCGGGCACTGGCAAACCGCGGCCACTACCCCGCCGTGGACGTGCTCAACAGCATCAGCCGCGTGGCGCCGGACGTGACCCCGCCCGAGCACCAGCAGGCGGCCCGCACGGTGCGGCGGGTGCTGGCGACCTGGAACGACATCGAGGACCTGGTGAGCATCGGGGCGTACGTGCCGGGCGCCAACCCGGACTACGACGTGGCCGTGCAGTCGCGCGCCGCGGTGAGCGCCTATCTCACGCAGGCACAAGCGGAGCACTGCACGTTCGCCGAGGCGTCCGACGGCCTCTGCCAGCTTGGCGCGCTGCTGGAGAAGACGCGGCAGGCGGCGGTCAGTCGGAAGGCGGCGGCCAAGCCGGCCGAGGTCCAGCCGCGCTGA
- a CDS encoding flagellar FliJ family protein, giving the protein MARRFQFRLETLLRVRQLREREAKRNVAAQRAEIARLDRLNEQTAEEIARQQEILLQGQQRGVLDPLTLQRGRAWIGHLRRTIAQRHVQRAEMVSRLRELQALWQAARTQARIIEKLRERRWTEYRRTRDRQEQAAADELAQQLHGYDLR; this is encoded by the coding sequence ATGGCGCGACGGTTTCAGTTTCGGCTGGAGACGCTGCTGCGGGTGCGGCAACTGCGCGAGCGCGAGGCGAAGCGCAATGTCGCCGCTCAGCGCGCGGAAATTGCGCGGCTCGACCGGCTGAACGAGCAGACCGCGGAGGAAATCGCGCGGCAGCAGGAAATCCTGCTGCAGGGCCAGCAGCGGGGCGTGCTCGACCCGCTGACGCTGCAGCGCGGGCGGGCCTGGATCGGGCACCTGCGGCGCACGATCGCCCAGCGGCACGTGCAGCGGGCCGAAATGGTGTCCCGTCTGCGGGAATTACAGGCCCTGTGGCAGGCGGCGCGCACGCAGGCGCGCATCATCGAGAAGCTCCGCGAGCGCCGCTGGACGGAATACCGCCGAACGCGGGACCGTCAGGAGCAGGCGGCGGCGGACGAGTTGGCACAGCAGTTGCACGGCTACGACCTGCGGTAG
- a CDS encoding flagellar hook-length control protein FliK, protein MQVNLVPPTGPARSPGSSGREALLSQLLQALQPDETAQARHAQHVERHAEKLRRKDERQDAATAQTATELRPSERMQQAERDMAPGSHAAHRAQWRQAAQQSEAGRREFRRALADASERGRGERPTSAPHAARNAARSSKNAPIPAPTSPAPTDGSAQSLTPARAPVARVATSVTPGPVPAGASRAALVPAAPAPAAPAPNTGASATVVATAPAARAAAGRVTALSSPAAVTNSVPRSSPPVVSAIADGRGGVTAGKHTLRPVARGEGLAEGKSDANVERIVRIIQARIGKDRAVTTLRLDPPELGTIRLHMDLRQEQLLLRVETQTPEAQRLLSGELDTLRRSLEAAGIHLERVEVRSAAPAPPASEPQTQPQAEGWTGAQQQAAREDAGSAGGGLSWEPEAPRAESPDLPGGDAEAEPAAESLVNVLA, encoded by the coding sequence ATGCAGGTCAACCTGGTCCCGCCGACCGGCCCCGCCCGGTCACCCGGCAGCAGTGGCCGCGAGGCGCTGCTGTCGCAATTGCTGCAAGCTCTCCAACCCGATGAAACGGCCCAGGCGCGCCACGCGCAGCACGTCGAGCGCCACGCCGAAAAGCTGCGCCGCAAGGATGAACGCCAGGACGCCGCGACGGCACAGACCGCCACCGAGTTGCGGCCGTCGGAGCGCATGCAGCAGGCCGAGCGCGACATGGCTCCGGGCAGCCACGCCGCGCACCGCGCGCAGTGGCGCCAGGCGGCGCAGCAGTCCGAGGCCGGCCGGCGTGAATTCCGACGCGCCTTGGCCGATGCCAGCGAGCGCGGGCGCGGCGAGCGTCCCACGAGCGCGCCGCACGCCGCGCGCAATGCCGCGCGGTCATCGAAGAATGCTCCCATCCCTGCGCCCACGTCGCCAGCGCCCACCGACGGCTCTGCCCAGTCCCTGACGCCCGCCCGTGCGCCGGTCGCGCGCGTCGCGACGAGCGTGACGCCCGGGCCGGTTCCCGCCGGCGCTTCGCGCGCAGCACTCGTGCCGGCGGCGCCTGCGCCCGCGGCGCCCGCGCCGAACACCGGGGCTTCCGCTACGGTCGTGGCAACTGCGCCCGCGGCGCGCGCCGCGGCCGGACGCGTGACCGCGCTCTCGTCGCCGGCGGCCGTGACCAACAGCGTACCGCGTTCGTCACCGCCGGTGGTCAGCGCGATCGCGGACGGTCGCGGCGGTGTGACGGCCGGCAAGCACACGCTCCGGCCGGTCGCGCGGGGCGAAGGCCTTGCGGAGGGCAAATCTGACGCGAACGTTGAGCGGATTGTGCGCATCATCCAGGCCCGCATCGGCAAGGACCGCGCGGTGACGACGCTGCGCCTCGACCCGCCGGAACTCGGTACGATCCGGCTGCACATGGACTTGCGCCAGGAGCAGTTGCTGTTGCGGGTCGAGACGCAAACCCCGGAGGCACAGCGTTTGCTGTCCGGGGAACTGGACACGCTGCGACGCAGTCTCGAGGCGGCCGGCATCCACCTGGAGCGCGTCGAGGTGCGGTCCGCGGCGCCGGCCCCGCCGGCGTCGGAGCCGCAGACCCAGCCGCAGGCCGAGGGCTGGACGGGCGCCCAGCAGCAAGCTGCCCGTGAGGATGCCGGGTCCGCCGGAGGCGGGCTGTCCTGGGAACCGGAAGCCCCCCGCGCGGAATCGCCGGACCTGCCCGGCGGTGACGCGGAAGCGGAACCGGCGGCGGAGTCGCTGGTGAACGTGTTGGCGTAG
- a CDS encoding flagellar hook-basal body complex protein: protein MGLTTAMYTALSGLQVNQTRIETIGHNIANVNTTAYKGSRTLFQTQFARTLSLGTPPSETSGGTNPMQVGLGAMIGTTQRNTNSGSLETTGIASDMAVDGAGYFVVQTPAGHTYYTRDGSFSLNSANQLVTQDGYYLRGYGVDENYQVIPGQLQNLEIPLGRMSIARATENVSIDGDLSAAETIATRGSEHNSQPLVNGGGAAVTANTLLTDVRAAAQPGSVLFADGDVITVSGAARGGRALQPEEFTVGVTGSTLGDFAAWLQNALGIQTDPALAGSPGVSIAGGALVIRSNTGEPNAIAITGNDLTSNNVAVPLPLQFTQINEAAGTGVFTSFTVYDSLGNAVPVNATFTLEDTPDTGPVWRYYLESAANDLTPHSYATGTLSFDTAGNFVSATGNQILIDRTGTGAAAPLSVTIDFSALNGQSTAVSNVLMADQDGYPPGTLSGYGVGTDGTITGLFSNGLARTLGQVALATFANDGGLVAEANNLYSAGANSGPPAVTTAGSLGAGLIQGGTLELSNVDLSSEFIGLITSSTGYQAASRVISVSNEMLDQLLMTLR, encoded by the coding sequence ATGGGTCTGACTACGGCCATGTACACGGCGCTGAGCGGTTTGCAGGTCAACCAGACGCGGATCGAGACCATCGGCCACAATATCGCCAACGTCAACACGACCGCCTACAAGGGCTCGCGGACGCTCTTCCAGACGCAGTTCGCCCGCACGCTGTCGCTGGGCACGCCGCCCAGTGAGACCAGCGGCGGCACCAACCCGATGCAGGTCGGACTCGGGGCCATGATCGGCACGACGCAGCGCAACACGAACTCCGGGTCGCTCGAAACCACCGGCATCGCCAGCGACATGGCCGTCGACGGCGCCGGCTATTTCGTCGTGCAGACGCCGGCCGGGCATACGTACTACACGCGCGACGGCTCTTTCTCGCTCAACTCCGCGAACCAGCTCGTTACGCAGGACGGCTACTACCTGCGCGGCTACGGCGTGGACGAGAACTACCAGGTGATCCCGGGCCAGCTCCAGAACCTCGAGATTCCGCTCGGGCGCATGAGCATCGCCCGCGCCACCGAGAACGTGTCCATCGACGGCGATCTCAGCGCCGCCGAGACGATCGCCACGCGCGGCAGCGAGCACAACTCGCAGCCGCTCGTGAACGGGGGCGGGGCGGCGGTCACTGCGAACACGCTGCTGACCGACGTGCGGGCCGCGGCCCAGCCCGGCTCCGTACTGTTCGCCGACGGCGATGTCATCACCGTCTCCGGCGCTGCCCGCGGCGGCCGCGCGCTGCAGCCGGAGGAGTTCACGGTCGGCGTCACCGGCAGCACGCTGGGGGACTTCGCCGCCTGGCTGCAGAACGCGCTCGGGATCCAGACGGATCCGGCCCTGGCGGGCAGTCCCGGCGTGTCCATCGCAGGCGGTGCGCTGGTGATCCGCAGCAACACCGGCGAGCCCAACGCCATCGCGATCACCGGGAACGACCTCACCAGCAACAACGTGGCCGTGCCGCTGCCGCTGCAGTTCACACAGATCAACGAGGCGGCCGGGACCGGGGTCTTCACGTCCTTCACAGTCTACGATTCGCTGGGCAACGCGGTCCCGGTGAACGCGACCTTCACGCTGGAGGACACGCCCGACACCGGGCCGGTCTGGCGCTACTACCTGGAATCCGCCGCCAACGACCTGACCCCCCACAGCTACGCGACCGGGACACTGTCCTTCGACACGGCTGGCAACTTCGTCAGCGCCACCGGCAACCAGATCCTGATCGACCGCACCGGCACCGGCGCCGCGGCCCCGCTGAGCGTGACGATCGACTTCTCCGCCCTGAACGGGCAATCCACCGCCGTGTCGAACGTGCTGATGGCCGACCAGGACGGTTACCCGCCCGGGACGCTGAGCGGCTACGGCGTGGGGACCGATGGAACCATCACCGGCCTCTTCAGCAACGGGCTGGCACGCACGCTCGGGCAGGTGGCGCTGGCGACGTTCGCCAACGACGGAGGCCTGGTGGCCGAGGCGAACAACCTGTACTCGGCCGGGGCCAACTCCGGGCCCCCGGCGGTGACCACGGCCGGCTCGCTCGGGGCCGGCCTGATCCAGGGCGGGACCCTGGAACTGTCGAACGTGGACCTCTCCAGCGAGTTCATCGGCCTGATCACGTCCAGCACGGGCTACCAGGCCGCCAGCCGCGTTATCAGCGTGTCCAACGAGATGCTGGATCAACTGCTCATGACGCTGCGTTAA
- the fliN gene encoding flagellar motor switch protein FliN: MAEAIAAESAAAGSAAPADAAPGAAEPAVVGATTVRVSADQAQGFTPPELPTAEAESATTIDMLDDVQLDVKIELGRTNMYIEDVLKLGAGSVVELDKLAGDPVDIYVNDLLIARGEVLVLNDNFCVRINAIHSSVGELERA, from the coding sequence ATGGCCGAGGCCATTGCCGCCGAGTCGGCGGCGGCCGGCAGCGCGGCGCCCGCCGACGCGGCGCCGGGCGCTGCAGAACCGGCCGTGGTAGGAGCCACGACGGTCCGCGTGTCGGCGGACCAGGCGCAGGGATTCACCCCCCCGGAACTGCCGACCGCGGAAGCCGAGAGCGCCACGACGATCGACATGCTCGATGACGTGCAGCTCGACGTGAAGATTGAGCTCGGCCGGACGAACATGTACATCGAAGACGTGCTCAAGCTGGGCGCGGGCTCCGTGGTGGAACTCGACAAGCTCGCGGGCGACCCGGTGGACATCTACGTCAACGACCTGTTGATCGCGCGGGGCGAGGTGCTGGTCCTGAACGACAACTTCTGTGTCCGCATCAACGCGATCCACAGCTCGGTCGGAGAACTCGAACGCGCCTGA
- a CDS encoding flagellar biosynthetic protein FliO: protein MAALVVLVALGCGAAAAEPPVTSATPPATPVVTDDPWSSPDIVAPRMDSRPLPRATATPGTPAGTVVATDRPKSWLRTTAALGGVVALIVILAWGYRAATGQAGAWRLARGGRHAGLMEVVGRTALSPRQSLCLVRVGPRLVLLGVTPDAVRSLDVIQDADLTARLLGQATQQRPDSSTAEFARCLEREADSYETEEHGADETLTPEAERIVSLRQRLAGAVERLRVSARGA, encoded by the coding sequence ATGGCTGCATTGGTGGTGCTCGTTGCCCTGGGCTGCGGCGCAGCCGCGGCGGAGCCGCCCGTCACGTCGGCCACGCCGCCGGCCACGCCAGTCGTCACCGACGATCCCTGGTCTTCGCCGGACATCGTCGCCCCGCGCATGGACTCCCGCCCGCTGCCCCGTGCGACCGCGACGCCGGGAACTCCCGCCGGCACGGTTGTCGCGACCGACCGCCCCAAGTCCTGGCTGCGGACGACCGCCGCGCTGGGCGGCGTGGTGGCCCTCATCGTGATCCTCGCGTGGGGCTACCGGGCCGCGACCGGCCAAGCGGGCGCGTGGCGTCTAGCACGCGGCGGGCGGCACGCCGGCCTGATGGAAGTCGTCGGCCGCACGGCGCTTTCGCCGCGGCAGTCGTTGTGCCTGGTGCGCGTCGGACCGCGCCTCGTGTTGCTGGGCGTGACGCCGGACGCGGTGCGGTCCCTGGATGTGATTCAAGATGCCGACCTGACGGCCCGCCTGCTGGGCCAGGCGACGCAACAACGCCCGGACAGCAGCACGGCAGAGTTTGCGCGCTGCCTGGAGCGCGAGGCCGACAGCTATGAGACCGAGGAGCACGGCGCCGACGAGACGTTGACGCCCGAGGCGGAGCGCATCGTCAGCCTGCGGCAGCGCCTGGCGGGCGCCGTCGAACGCCTGCGGGTCAGCGCCCGCGGGGCATAG